A single genomic interval of Propionispora hippei DSM 15287 harbors:
- a CDS encoding diguanylate cyclase domain-containing protein, with product MRAYIRGKLYSCLQRQTIGSHLQFLISVVLVTVSISLCLLYTWHERELRLIESEQAMHRSVALQSQLIDEWFQDRSDDLETITRLQTVRTGNLTGMLNDFQAGLASSKEFEGYAFVDQSGKTVVDTVAQPGTDVKNRDYFRLGMAGQSVITGILTGRATGRKIVILAKPVFDYQNEIRGIVFGTVTLQKLDGIIQNLEFGTTGKAYLVDEQGTVLAKSSPGDGQDISLAEDEGYRQAKTGISGAKRYINQAGRPVVGAYQWIPERNWGIIFEVEQAEVLAPLYDILIRALLGSLIILFLALCVARLIAKNIEKPIAMLFVALQRTQKGEYEHAVPEREFQFAPAEIRGLCNAFNIMLGTIHEHVKLLHNINEALSVAESKYRTLSIRDQLTQLYNRTYYEAELERLQALQQPVAVVVCDVDGLKLVNDTLGHKAGDGLIKTAARLLMDSFPPTATVARIGGDEFVVLLPNVTTESMRAQVLALYQRVDEHNHRQPGHPLFLSTGGVAAKPPFELEEMVSEADNYMYQEKERNRSRNRRWLLAAFMKTVAEYDDRYLEHLEGVKKWSQLLGRALKLDDLQMRQIELVAQYHDVGKIGVDRHILTKAEPLNEQEWEEIRLHPGIGGRLAKTVPDLQACAELIISHHERWDGEGYPNRLKGEEIPLVSRIVAIADAYDSMQRHTSYRRGRSPEAARQELENCSGSQFDPELVRIFLRAV from the coding sequence ATGCGTGCATATATCAGGGGAAAACTATATTCCTGTCTGCAGCGACAAACGATCGGCTCGCATTTGCAGTTTCTTATTTCCGTTGTGCTGGTTACCGTCAGCATCAGCCTGTGTCTCTTATACACCTGGCATGAGCGGGAACTTCGCCTGATCGAGAGCGAGCAGGCAATGCACCGGTCGGTTGCCCTGCAATCACAGTTGATTGACGAATGGTTTCAGGACCGGTCGGATGACTTGGAAACGATAACGCGGCTACAAACGGTGCGAACGGGAAATCTTACCGGCATGTTGAATGATTTTCAGGCCGGGTTAGCCAGCAGTAAGGAATTTGAAGGCTATGCCTTTGTGGATCAAAGCGGTAAGACGGTGGTCGACACGGTGGCGCAGCCGGGAACGGACGTAAAGAACCGTGACTATTTTCGTCTCGGCATGGCCGGCCAGTCGGTAATTACCGGAATATTGACCGGCCGGGCCACGGGACGGAAAATTGTTATCCTTGCCAAGCCGGTGTTTGATTATCAAAACGAGATTCGCGGCATTGTGTTTGGCACAGTGACTTTGCAAAAGCTGGACGGCATTATTCAAAACCTGGAATTCGGCACAACCGGCAAAGCTTATCTGGTAGATGAGCAGGGAACGGTGCTGGCTAAATCCAGCCCGGGCGACGGGCAGGATATTTCGCTGGCGGAAGACGAGGGCTACCGGCAGGCCAAGACGGGAATTTCCGGGGCAAAGAGGTATATTAACCAGGCCGGTCGCCCGGTTGTCGGGGCCTACCAGTGGATTCCCGAACGCAACTGGGGCATTATTTTTGAAGTGGAGCAAGCGGAGGTGCTGGCGCCGCTCTATGACATTCTGATCCGGGCTTTGCTTGGCAGCCTGATTATTTTATTCCTGGCCTTATGCGTCGCCCGCCTGATTGCCAAAAATATTGAGAAGCCGATTGCCATGTTGTTTGTCGCATTGCAGCGCACCCAAAAGGGAGAGTATGAACATGCCGTGCCTGAGCGGGAGTTCCAGTTTGCGCCGGCTGAAATCCGGGGGCTGTGCAATGCCTTTAATATCATGCTGGGTACCATCCACGAGCACGTCAAATTGCTGCATAACATTAATGAAGCCTTGTCGGTGGCAGAGAGCAAATACCGGACCTTAAGCATTCGCGACCAACTGACCCAGCTCTACAACCGGACCTATTATGAGGCCGAACTGGAGCGGCTGCAGGCGTTGCAGCAGCCTGTTGCGGTTGTCGTCTGCGATGTGGATGGACTGAAACTGGTAAACGACACGCTGGGGCACAAGGCGGGGGACGGTCTGATCAAGACAGCGGCGCGACTGTTGATGGATAGCTTTCCGCCCACGGCGACGGTGGCCCGGATTGGCGGCGACGAATTTGTCGTTCTGCTGCCCAATGTAACGACAGAGTCCATGCGGGCCCAGGTACTCGCTCTCTATCAGCGGGTGGACGAGCACAATCACCGGCAGCCCGGCCATCCTCTCTTTCTATCAACCGGCGGTGTGGCGGCCAAGCCGCCTTTTGAGCTGGAGGAGATGGTGAGTGAGGCCGATAACTATATGTATCAGGAGAAAGAACGCAACCGCAGCCGTAACCGCCGCTGGCTGCTCGCCGCGTTTATGAAAACGGTGGCGGAGTATGACGATAGATATCTGGAACATTTAGAAGGGGTAAAAAAATGGAGCCAACTGCTGGGACGGGCCCTGAAACTGGATGATCTGCAAATGCGGCAGATCGAACTCGTCGCCCAGTATCACGATGTTGGCAAGATTGGTGTGGACCGCCACATTTTGACGAAGGCTGAGCCTCTGAATGAGCAAGAATGGGAGGAAATCAGGCTGCACCCCGGAATCGGAGGACGGTTGGCCAAAACCGTGCCCGATCTGCAGGCCTGTGCCGAACTGATTATTTCCCATCATGAACGCTGGGATGGAGAAGGTTACCCCAACCGTCTGAAAGGAGAGGAGATTCCCCTGGTTAGCCGGATTGTGGCCATTGCCGATGCGTATGACTCCATGCAGCGTCATACCAGCTACCGGCGGGGCCGGTCACCGGAGGCTGCCCGGCAGGAACTTGAAAACTGTTCGGGCAGCCAGTTTGACCCCGAACTGGTACGGATATTTCTTAGGGCTGTTTAG
- a CDS encoding YbaK/EbsC family protein, protein MAIEAVKAYFRAHGREQDILEFPVSSATVELAAQAAGVIPARIAKTLSFKRDDGCVLLVTAGDSRVDNAKFKTEFGCKARMLTADEVLAATGHAVGGVCPFAIDNTKVSVFADVSLKRFQTVFPACGSSNSAIELNCDELYEYSRSEKWVDVCKDWQG, encoded by the coding sequence ATGGCAATTGAAGCGGTGAAAGCATATTTTAGGGCTCATGGCCGGGAACAGGATATTTTGGAATTCCCTGTGTCCAGCGCAACGGTTGAATTGGCGGCACAAGCGGCCGGGGTTATTCCGGCGCGAATTGCCAAGACGCTCTCGTTCAAGCGGGACGATGGCTGTGTTCTCTTGGTAACTGCCGGTGACAGCCGGGTGGATAATGCAAAATTCAAGACGGAGTTTGGCTGCAAGGCAAGAATGTTAACGGCCGACGAAGTGTTGGCGGCAACGGGACATGCCGTAGGCGGCGTATGCCCCTTTGCCATTGACAATACAAAAGTCAGCGTTTTTGCCGATGTTTCGCTTAAAAGGTTTCAAACGGTGTTTCCCGCCTGCGGCAGCAGCAATTCAGCCATTGAATTAAATTGTGACGAGTTATATGAGTATTCCCGGAGTGAGAAATGGGTCGATGTCTGTAAGGACTGGCAAGGTTAA
- the rocF gene encoding arginase, producing MKKKISMLGVPMWLGQTRYGTNLGPSELRLAGLTGRLKQLGLEVADEGNVPVGSAGPRKLADKNMKNTKAVVKANEKLAAKVSDMVKKGRFPLVLGGDHSIAIGTLAGIAKHYKNLGVIWYDAHADMNTPETSPSGNIHGMPLAASMGLGPACLTQIGGYSHKVRPENIVLIGVRDIDPGEQELIANARIKAYSADDVSRLGIDKVMQAALDYLAERCDGIHLSFDLDGIDPAEIPGVGTPVSAGISYADSLQAVELLFNSQKITSAEFVEVNPLLDKGGVSAQRTVDLISTLFGEKSALALRSEISVGAAQHVV from the coding sequence ATGAAAAAGAAAATTTCTATGTTAGGGGTCCCCATGTGGTTGGGACAAACGCGGTATGGCACCAATTTGGGGCCGTCGGAACTGCGGCTTGCCGGCTTGACAGGCCGTCTAAAGCAGCTTGGCCTGGAAGTGGCCGATGAGGGTAATGTCCCGGTGGGAAGTGCCGGGCCGCGCAAACTAGCAGATAAGAACATGAAAAATACTAAAGCCGTTGTCAAAGCTAATGAGAAGTTGGCGGCAAAGGTTTCCGATATGGTAAAGAAAGGGCGATTTCCCCTGGTATTGGGTGGCGACCACAGTATAGCCATCGGTACACTGGCGGGCATTGCCAAGCACTATAAGAATCTGGGGGTCATCTGGTATGACGCGCATGCCGATATGAATACCCCTGAGACCTCGCCTAGCGGCAATATTCATGGAATGCCGCTGGCAGCCAGCATGGGACTGGGGCCGGCTTGCCTGACCCAGATCGGCGGTTACAGCCACAAGGTCCGGCCGGAAAATATTGTGCTAATCGGTGTCCGGGATATTGATCCCGGTGAGCAGGAACTGATTGCCAATGCCCGGATTAAGGCGTATTCGGCCGACGATGTCAGCCGGCTTGGCATAGATAAAGTCATGCAGGCGGCGCTTGATTATCTGGCTGAACGCTGTGACGGCATTCATCTCAGCTTTGATCTGGACGGCATTGATCCGGCGGAAATTCCCGGCGTAGGTACGCCGGTGAGTGCCGGCATCAGCTATGCTGACAGTCTGCAAGCCGTCGAACTGCTGTTTAACTCCCAAAAGATTACTTCCGCCGAATTTGTTGAAGTCAATCCACTGCTGGATAAAGGCGGCGTCAGTGCCCAACGGACAGTGGATTTAATCAGTACCTTGTTTGGCGAAAAAAGTGCGCTGGCACTCCGGAGCGAGATTTCAGTCGGTGCAGCACAGCACGTGGTATAA